A window of the Bacteroidota bacterium genome harbors these coding sequences:
- a CDS encoding amidohydrolase family protein — protein sequence MRATTLWYAPWVFPGDRAPIREGAVLLDSEGRVLAVGPYRALRSRFSGASVCPVEGALAPGFVNAHVHLELSHLRGRIPAGLGLAGFIRSLQAQRDGAASEVRRAAIEEAIRALQAEGVVAVGDIGNGVEAWGPACALGMRGVFFLERFGWDPERAQEIFRKARQQLRAGCLRGDPGRRYALTPHALYSTSELLIRRILAENARLGLPCSLHMLESEAERELFTSGGGSLAELLRALGADLSGWRPPRESPLLWLLRWVHPRQRLLLVHMTVAQPEELDLLRRFPRVAVVLCPRSNRYIEGRMPPLTALLDRGVGVAVGTDSLASNSRLSVWAELQELGQAFTELTLEQAIRLASWNGARALGLGRILGALRVGRRPGLVALEGDLKHWREPGAVQARALHLGTNS from the coding sequence ATGCGCGCAACTACGCTCTGGTATGCGCCGTGGGTGTTTCCGGGCGACAGGGCCCCGATTCGGGAGGGCGCGGTGCTGTTGGACTCCGAAGGCCGCGTGCTCGCCGTAGGGCCTTATCGCGCGCTTCGGAGCCGTTTCTCGGGCGCCTCGGTTTGTCCGGTGGAGGGCGCGCTGGCGCCGGGGTTTGTGAACGCGCACGTGCACCTGGAGCTATCCCATCTGCGCGGTCGCATTCCGGCCGGCCTGGGTTTGGCCGGCTTTATCCGCTCTCTGCAGGCTCAACGCGATGGCGCGGCCTCTGAGGTGCGCCGGGCCGCCATAGAGGAGGCCATTCGAGCCTTGCAGGCCGAAGGCGTGGTGGCCGTTGGGGACATCGGCAACGGGGTTGAGGCCTGGGGTCCGGCCTGTGCGCTGGGCATGCGCGGGGTCTTCTTTCTGGAGCGCTTCGGCTGGGACCCAGAGCGGGCTCAAGAAATCTTCCGGAAGGCCCGGCAGCAGCTGCGGGCCGGATGCCTAAGAGGAGATCCGGGGCGCCGATACGCCTTAACGCCGCATGCCCTTTACTCGACCTCGGAGCTCCTGATTAGGCGTATTCTGGCCGAAAACGCCCGCCTTGGGCTTCCCTGTAGCCTGCACATGCTCGAATCCGAAGCCGAACGCGAGCTCTTCACCTCGGGCGGGGGCTCCCTGGCCGAGTTGCTTCGGGCGCTGGGGGCCGATCTGAGCGGCTGGCGTCCGCCCCGAGAGAGCCCGCTTCTCTGGCTTCTGCGGTGGGTGCACCCTCGACAGCGCCTTTTGCTTGTGCACATGACCGTGGCCCAACCGGAGGAGCTTGATCTTTTGAGGCGTTTTCCTCGCGTGGCCGTTGTGCTGTGTCCGCGTTCCAATCGCTACATCGAAGGCCGCATGCCTCCGCTTACGGCCCTTCTGGACCGGGGTGTTGGGGTGGCGGTGGGAACCGACAGCCTGGCCTCGAATAGCCGGCTTTCGGTATGGGCCGAACTGCAGGAGCTCGGACAGGCCTTCACGGAGCTCACGCTGGAGCAGGCTATCCGGTTGGCCTCCTGGAATGGGGCCCGTGCTTTGGGGCTGGGGCGTATCTTGGGCGCGCTGCGCGTAGGGCGCCGACCGGGGTTGGTGGCCTTGGAGGGCGATCTAAAGCACTGGCGCGAACCCGGGGCCGTGCAGGCAAGGGCGCTACATCTGGGGACGAACAGCTAG
- a CDS encoding MBL fold metallo-hydrolase, whose product MLQVEVFTYNPFAENTLLVWDETREAVIIDPGCWTAEERRRLLGRIQELGLRPVRLLNTHGHLDHVLGNRFIAESFGLSPELHPEDAPLLEQLEEIGRLYGLQVEASPPVGRWLAEGEHICFGRTRWQVLHTPGHSPGSVCFFDPENQLLISGDVLFQGSIGRTDLWRGSYEQLLESIVRKLLPLGDAVRFYPGHGPPSTIGAERRHNPFILEALAALR is encoded by the coding sequence ATGCTGCAAGTCGAGGTTTTCACTTACAACCCCTTTGCCGAAAACACCCTGCTCGTCTGGGATGAGACCCGAGAGGCTGTGATCATCGATCCGGGTTGCTGGACAGCCGAAGAACGCAGGCGTCTGCTCGGCCGGATCCAGGAGCTAGGCCTGCGGCCCGTGCGCCTGCTCAATACGCATGGGCACTTAGACCACGTGCTGGGCAACCGCTTCATCGCCGAAAGCTTCGGCCTGAGCCCGGAGCTGCATCCGGAGGACGCCCCGCTACTGGAGCAGCTGGAGGAGATCGGCCGTCTTTACGGCCTTCAGGTGGAGGCCTCGCCCCCCGTTGGCCGCTGGCTTGCCGAAGGGGAGCATATTTGCTTTGGTCGCACCCGCTGGCAAGTCCTGCACACCCCGGGGCATTCGCCGGGCAGCGTATGCTTTTTCGACCCCGAAAATCAGCTGCTGATCAGTGGCGATGTGCTCTTTCAAGGCAGCATCGGGCGCACGGACCTTTGGCGGGGCTCATACGAGCAGCTTCTGGAGAGCATCGTGCGCAAGCTGCTGCCCTTGGGGGATGCCGTGCGGTTCTATCCCGGACACGGCCCCCCGAGCACAATCGGGGCCGAACGCCGCCACAACCCGTTTATCTTGGAAGCCTTGGCCGCGCTTCGCTAA
- a CDS encoding TonB-dependent receptor: MRAAALILLCWTLRAWAQQPAYGVLEGVVRTASGEPLPGANVLLEGTLWGAAARADGSFRIERVPAGRYTVRVSMVGYETYQRLVEIRPGEVVRLEVQLRERVYQSPDVVVTATRREQRLLEAPISVSLLALRDLEARNALKLDEALRYVPGVYLTENQINIRGSSGFSYGVGSRVAVLFDGIALQALDRGETSFDAFPLDQVERIEVVKGAGSALYGSSALGGVVNLITRTPSDAPQTTARLYVGAYEPVRYAEWKQAWPGARRFRFFSGLVLGHSHRPRPEFGYWASLTVQRDEGFRKDNDEFRLRAYGRLTGRWGPRWKWDLYGSAIRSQARTFYFWDNARNALVYETDRATGGNNHNRTVQSSLIPVLTWLPNARTFHLLRLRYYFNWVTPLNSPDPARRDSNATRLHVLGFDEQSTWQPERLGTLTAGLSGEVGFVRSGFYRGQEGLRFRTQPNLAAFLQWELPELGPALKPTFGIRLDWYPTGELTYTRLSPKASLVWTASTALALRASYGHGFRVPSIAERYVKDEGFLPLAPNPRLRPERSLSWELGARWTPAPWLQADLAGFWNVYRDLIEARFQRGLAGLRGGAFQFQNVTQARIRGLEAELEASPRTWLRTRLGYTYMDPVDRSGPIEQALAFRSRHLLLWTLEAESKPWSLGMDFRYLSKMERVDAEFARFVEDVQVIVPIRVLDLRLGYGRGPWTMNLIVRNALEYYYVERPALLAPPRNYVVQVRLRR; this comes from the coding sequence ATGCGCGCCGCCGCCCTGATACTGCTCTGCTGGACCTTGCGCGCCTGGGCGCAACAGCCGGCCTACGGGGTCCTCGAGGGGGTGGTGCGCACGGCCTCGGGTGAACCCCTGCCGGGCGCGAACGTCTTGCTAGAGGGCACGCTGTGGGGCGCGGCCGCTCGGGCGGACGGCAGCTTCCGCATCGAACGCGTTCCGGCGGGCCGCTATACGGTGCGCGTCTCCATGGTGGGCTATGAGACCTATCAGCGCCTGGTGGAGATCCGCCCCGGAGAGGTGGTGCGGCTGGAAGTGCAGCTGCGGGAGCGCGTCTATCAGAGCCCCGATGTAGTCGTAACGGCCACGCGCCGCGAACAGCGCCTGCTAGAGGCCCCGATTAGCGTGAGCCTGCTGGCCCTGCGGGATCTAGAGGCGCGCAACGCGCTCAAGCTCGATGAGGCCCTGCGCTATGTGCCCGGGGTATACCTGACGGAAAACCAGATCAACATCCGGGGTTCAAGCGGCTTCAGCTACGGCGTCGGCAGCCGCGTGGCCGTGCTCTTCGACGGCATCGCCCTGCAGGCCCTGGATCGCGGGGAGACCTCCTTTGACGCCTTTCCCCTGGATCAGGTCGAGCGCATCGAGGTCGTAAAGGGAGCCGGTTCGGCTCTTTACGGCTCCTCCGCCCTAGGGGGCGTGGTGAACCTGATTACGCGCACGCCCTCGGATGCACCCCAAACGACGGCGCGCCTTTACGTGGGGGCTTATGAGCCTGTGCGCTACGCGGAATGGAAACAAGCCTGGCCGGGGGCGCGCCGGTTTCGCTTCTTCTCCGGGCTTGTGCTCGGCCACAGCCACCGGCCCCGTCCCGAGTTCGGCTACTGGGCCTCGCTTACGGTGCAACGCGACGAGGGGTTCCGCAAGGACAACGACGAGTTCCGGCTTCGGGCCTACGGCCGACTCACCGGCCGGTGGGGGCCACGCTGGAAATGGGACCTTTACGGCTCGGCCATCCGCAGCCAGGCGCGGACCTTCTACTTCTGGGACAACGCCCGCAACGCCCTAGTCTACGAAACCGATCGGGCCACGGGGGGCAACAACCACAACCGCACCGTGCAGAGTAGCCTCATACCCGTGCTCACCTGGCTGCCCAACGCCAGAACCTTCCACCTGCTGCGCCTGCGCTACTACTTCAACTGGGTCACGCCTTTGAACTCGCCCGATCCGGCGCGCCGGGACTCCAACGCGACCCGACTGCACGTGCTCGGCTTCGATGAGCAGAGCACCTGGCAACCGGAGCGACTGGGCACCCTGACGGCCGGCCTGAGCGGCGAGGTGGGCTTTGTGCGATCAGGTTTTTATCGGGGCCAGGAGGGCCTCCGATTCCGCACCCAACCGAATCTGGCCGCCTTTCTGCAGTGGGAGCTGCCGGAGCTTGGCCCTGCGCTCAAACCCACTTTCGGGATCCGCCTGGACTGGTACCCTACGGGGGAGCTCACGTATACGCGCCTCAGCCCCAAAGCTTCCCTCGTGTGGACAGCCTCAACGGCCTTGGCCCTGCGGGCCTCTTACGGACATGGCTTTCGAGTCCCCTCGATTGCGGAGCGTTACGTAAAAGATGAGGGCTTCCTTCCGCTGGCCCCCAACCCTCGGTTGCGACCCGAACGGAGCCTCTCCTGGGAACTCGGAGCCCGCTGGACCCCCGCCCCCTGGCTGCAGGCCGATCTGGCCGGCTTTTGGAACGTGTACCGCGACCTCATCGAAGCCCGGTTTCAACGGGGGCTTGCCGGGCTGCGCGGCGGAGCCTTCCAGTTTCAAAACGTCACGCAGGCCCGTATTCGGGGCCTGGAGGCGGAGCTTGAGGCCTCCCCCCGAACCTGGCTGCGCACGCGCCTGGGCTATACGTACATGGACCCCGTGGACCGGTCCGGGCCCATCGAGCAAGCGCTGGCCTTCCGATCCCGCCATCTGCTCCTCTGGACGCTCGAAGCCGAAAGCAAGCCCTGGAGCCTGGGGATGGACTTCCGATACCTGAGCAAAATGGAGCGCGTGGACGCCGAGTTCGCCCGCTTCGTGGAGGACGTACAGGTGATCGTGCCCATCCGCGTCCTGGACCTGCGCCTGGGCTATGGCCGAGGGCCCTGGACGATGAACCTGATCGTGCGCAACGCCCTCGAATACTACTACGTGGAGCGGCCCGCTCTGCTGGCGCCGCCGCGCAACTATGTCGTGCAGGTCCGCCTGCGGCGGTAG
- a CDS encoding isochorismatase, which yields MRALPLPPHFDPERVGALWKVDYEALAQAARQWARAYGIRPAVEDRFRVALLLVDVQNTFCLPDFELFVRGPSGMGAVEDNRRLVAFLYRCLPCVTQVVLTLDTHQAAQIFHSLFWVDAEGRHPDPYTQVTAEEVRSGRWRPNAALAPVLGVEEERLARHARYYTEALERAGKYVLTIWPYHAMLGGVGHALVPAVEEAVFFHAVARYSQPDFRIKGRHPLTEHYSAFGPEVHTGADGEPLGAVDQELIDRLLSFDAILVAGQAKSHCVAWTVEDLLARLPDPALAQRVYLLEDCASPVVVPGAIDYTEAAEAAYRRFAEAGAHLVRSTTPMEDWPGPIKELFA from the coding sequence ATGCGAGCGCTGCCCTTGCCCCCGCACTTTGATCCGGAGCGCGTGGGGGCGCTTTGGAAAGTCGACTACGAGGCCCTGGCGCAGGCCGCGCGCCAGTGGGCCCGCGCCTACGGAATCCGGCCGGCGGTCGAAGATCGGTTCCGTGTGGCGCTGCTTCTGGTGGATGTGCAGAACACGTTCTGTTTGCCGGACTTCGAACTCTTCGTCCGCGGCCCCTCCGGCATGGGGGCGGTGGAGGACAACCGCCGGTTGGTCGCGTTCTTGTACCGGTGCCTGCCTTGCGTCACGCAGGTTGTGCTCACGCTCGATACGCACCAGGCGGCGCAGATCTTTCACAGCCTCTTCTGGGTGGATGCCGAGGGTCGGCATCCGGACCCCTACACGCAGGTGACGGCCGAGGAGGTGCGAAGCGGCCGTTGGCGTCCGAATGCGGCCTTGGCTCCTGTTCTGGGAGTGGAGGAGGAGCGCCTAGCGCGACATGCCCGGTATTATACGGAGGCCCTGGAGCGCGCAGGCAAGTACGTGCTCACGATCTGGCCCTATCACGCCATGCTGGGCGGAGTGGGACATGCCCTGGTGCCGGCCGTGGAGGAGGCGGTCTTCTTTCACGCTGTTGCGCGCTACAGCCAACCCGACTTCCGTATCAAGGGTCGGCATCCCCTTACGGAGCACTACTCGGCTTTCGGCCCCGAGGTGCACACGGGAGCCGACGGGGAGCCCTTGGGCGCGGTGGATCAGGAGCTCATCGATCGGCTCTTGAGTTTTGACGCCATCTTGGTCGCAGGACAGGCCAAAAGCCACTGCGTGGCCTGGACGGTAGAGGACCTGCTAGCACGCCTTCCGGATCCGGCCTTGGCCCAGCGGGTATATCTTCTTGAAGACTGCGCCTCGCCCGTCGTGGTACCAGGCGCGATCGATTACACCGAGGCCGCGGAGGCTGCTTATCGGCGCTTTGCCGAGGCCGGCGCGCACCTGGTTCGCAGCACCACGCCCATGGAGGACTGGCCGGGCCCGATCAAGGAGCTCTTCGCTTAA
- a CDS encoding M23 family metallopeptidase, with translation MRMRIAALFLLLASADLYAQSLLWPTDASRLLGSGFGSDRENRFHMGIDIRTNRHTGYPVYAIADGYVDSVAVSPYGYGKVLYITHPDGYRSVYAHLERFAGELDSLVARLQRQSWSYRVARKLPPYAFPVRAGQVIAYSGDTGSGPPHLHLEYRAPGDVAVDPLRYGLGGVRDRMPPVFYRLAVLPLSDSSRVMGTTEPYVWTLRRSRFAPIRPAPPLRVQGAVGLAVEVIDYMEHSGYRLAVPELELWVEGRRVFARNLHQIPYRHQAAYDLDRDYGLRVRTGRPFVRLWRHPANPLAAYVGTGVLRLPPGRHRLRIIARDVWGNESALEGLLEVADPIPPEVPPADWGARTLRPQTGPGPLIEATEQELAWITLPEASPALVVVYADSSRRLYRPTNGRALLRWPVHPRPVALEWTTLDGERRRLDLRLFPVPAQRELTIPSFEGQGWVRFFRPSLFGEGLIGLHSAEPNELLVEFPTPLLADSFQVILRPEGAAAGDRSWGLYRQVGSGWRYVGSRWEGETLVAASSLPGRFRAMRDTLPPQVRFRPPPRASAQPLLVRIWDERSGIDDRALGLWINGRRQIPVYDPEAGGIRLPPPREWPPGRHEIRVRISDRAGNTVERTFGYSRP, from the coding sequence ATGCGGATGCGTATTGCGGCTCTGTTTTTACTTCTTGCCAGCGCAGACCTATACGCCCAATCCCTGCTGTGGCCCACCGACGCCAGCCGGCTGCTGGGATCCGGGTTTGGCTCGGACCGGGAAAACCGTTTCCATATGGGCATCGACATCCGCACCAATCGGCACACAGGGTATCCGGTCTACGCCATAGCCGACGGTTACGTCGACTCCGTGGCCGTAAGCCCGTACGGTTACGGTAAGGTGCTCTACATCACGCATCCTGACGGCTACCGCTCCGTGTACGCGCACCTGGAGCGGTTCGCCGGGGAGTTGGATTCGCTGGTGGCGCGCCTGCAGCGGCAGAGCTGGAGCTACCGGGTGGCGCGCAAACTCCCCCCTTACGCCTTCCCGGTCCGGGCCGGTCAGGTGATCGCCTACTCCGGGGATACGGGATCGGGCCCCCCGCATCTGCACCTGGAGTATCGCGCCCCCGGGGATGTGGCCGTTGACCCGTTGCGCTACGGGCTAGGCGGCGTGCGCGACCGCATGCCGCCGGTCTTCTACAGGCTGGCTGTGCTACCGCTTTCGGACTCCTCGCGCGTGATGGGGACGACGGAACCATACGTTTGGACGCTGCGCAGAAGCCGTTTTGCTCCGATTCGCCCTGCTCCGCCGCTGCGCGTACAGGGGGCCGTGGGGCTGGCCGTGGAGGTCATCGACTACATGGAGCATTCCGGATATCGGTTGGCCGTTCCGGAACTGGAGCTCTGGGTGGAGGGCCGGCGGGTTTTCGCCCGCAACCTCCATCAGATCCCCTACCGCCATCAGGCGGCTTATGATCTGGATCGCGACTACGGATTGCGCGTGCGCACAGGCCGTCCGTTTGTGCGCCTGTGGCGGCATCCGGCCAACCCGCTTGCGGCTTACGTGGGCACGGGCGTGCTCCGGTTGCCCCCGGGCAGACATCGGTTGCGCATCATCGCCCGCGACGTCTGGGGAAACGAAAGCGCGCTTGAGGGCCTGCTGGAAGTCGCCGATCCCATCCCTCCGGAGGTCCCCCCGGCGGACTGGGGGGCTCGGACGCTCCGGCCGCAAACGGGCCCCGGTCCGCTCATAGAGGCGACAGAGCAGGAGCTAGCCTGGATCACGCTTCCGGAGGCGAGCCCTGCGCTTGTGGTCGTATACGCCGACTCCAGCCGACGCCTGTACCGACCGACCAACGGGCGGGCGCTACTGCGCTGGCCCGTTCATCCGAGGCCCGTAGCCCTGGAGTGGACGACCCTAGATGGCGAACGCCGCCGACTGGACCTGCGGCTGTTTCCGGTTCCGGCTCAGCGCGAGCTCACGATTCCAAGCTTTGAAGGCCAGGGGTGGGTGCGCTTTTTCCGGCCCTCCCTGTTCGGAGAAGGCTTAATCGGGCTGCACAGCGCAGAGCCCAATGAGCTGCTGGTGGAGTTTCCCACACCGCTTCTGGCGGACTCCTTCCAGGTCATCCTACGGCCCGAGGGAGCCGCAGCAGGTGATCGGAGTTGGGGCCTATACCGTCAGGTGGGATCGGGCTGGCGCTACGTGGGCTCCCGCTGGGAGGGAGAAACGCTTGTGGCGGCCAGCTCGCTTCCGGGCCGCTTCCGGGCCATGCGCGACACCCTGCCCCCGCAGGTCCGCTTCCGCCCTCCTCCTAGAGCGAGCGCGCAGCCCCTGCTTGTACGCATCTGGGATGAACGCTCCGGGATCGACGACAGGGCCCTAGGCCTCTGGATCAACGGAAGACGCCAGATCCCCGTGTACGACCCCGAAGCCGGGGGGATCCGGCTTCCGCCCCCGAGGGAATGGCCGCCGGGCCGGCATGAGATCCGCGTGCGCATCTCGGATCGGGCGGGCAATACGGTGGAACGGACTTTCGGCTACAGCCGCCCCTAA
- the ubiA gene encoding putative 4-hydroxybenzoate polyprenyltransferase, translating to MHSPELTGLAWWARLRLWGSFVRFSHTVFALPFALASLAVAFRGRPFEGRVLALVLLAMVTARSAAMAFNRIVDREYDRRNPRTAMRELPSGRLSLRAAWGFFAINAAGFLLAAALISPLCLALAPVALAVLLGYSYSKRFTALSHFLLGAALGLAPVGAWLAAMGRLEPAPALLGAAVLFWVAGFDILYALQDVDFDRQAGLYSVPARIGIRPALRISAASHGLCALLLAGFGLQAQLGLYFWIGYAGFLLALLRQHRLVSPEDLSRLDQAFFTANGWASLWIGAWTILDVLLT from the coding sequence ATGCATTCGCCTGAGCTCACGGGCCTTGCATGGTGGGCCCGCCTGCGCCTTTGGGGCTCTTTTGTGAGGTTTTCGCATACCGTTTTCGCCTTGCCCTTCGCGCTGGCCAGCTTGGCTGTGGCCTTTCGGGGAAGGCCCTTTGAGGGGCGCGTGCTTGCGCTGGTGCTTTTGGCCATGGTGACGGCCCGCAGCGCGGCCATGGCCTTCAACCGCATCGTAGACCGCGAATACGACCGGCGAAACCCCCGGACGGCCATGCGAGAGCTGCCCTCGGGCCGGCTGTCTTTGCGTGCGGCCTGGGGGTTTTTTGCCATAAACGCGGCGGGTTTTCTTCTGGCCGCGGCGCTCATCAGCCCCCTGTGTTTGGCGCTCGCCCCCGTCGCTTTGGCGGTGTTGCTGGGCTATTCCTATAGCAAGCGCTTTACCGCGCTCTCCCATTTCCTGTTGGGCGCCGCCTTGGGTTTAGCCCCAGTCGGGGCGTGGCTAGCTGCGATGGGGCGCCTAGAGCCCGCGCCCGCGCTGTTGGGGGCGGCCGTGTTGTTCTGGGTAGCAGGTTTCGACATCCTTTACGCCCTGCAGGATGTGGATTTCGACCGGCAAGCGGGGCTTTACAGCGTGCCGGCCCGAATCGGGATCCGGCCGGCGTTGCGCATCTCGGCCGCGTCGCATGGGCTTTGTGCGCTTCTGCTAGCCGGCTTCGGGCTGCAGGCCCAGCTTGGCCTGTACTTCTGGATCGGATATGCAGGCTTCCTCTTGGCGCTTCTGCGCCAGCATCGGCTTGTGAGCCCGGAGGACCTCTCGCGCCTGGATCAAGCCTTCTTTACGGCCAACGGATGGGCTAGCCTGTGGATCGGGGCTTGGACGATTCTGGACGTGCTGCTGACATAG
- a CDS encoding DUF4397 domain-containing protein, whose product MGPRPLIALLSLSAGACLYEAGTPAFTGFDQPLHRELARVRLLHLADFLGPIEARWEAALWAEALPPGGASRYLSVPAGAHQIELRRVRGEPVLRQALWIPDTTWRAAYAVMLYRRGGEPALRRFDERRLLEAREAHLLVQVVHLADGTPPLQVHFETGYGSLKTPTLRFEEAAPPVDFYGFGEDDLSVRVRIYLPNGSLWAQSAQTLRRGQAYWLLLGPERTYWFLVPRPSG is encoded by the coding sequence ATGGGCCCGCGCCCGCTTATCGCGCTCTTAAGCCTCAGCGCGGGGGCGTGCCTTTATGAGGCGGGCACCCCCGCCTTTACGGGTTTCGATCAGCCCCTGCACCGGGAGCTGGCGCGCGTGCGGCTGCTACACCTGGCCGACTTTCTGGGACCCATAGAGGCGCGCTGGGAGGCGGCGCTCTGGGCGGAGGCGCTGCCCCCCGGTGGGGCCTCCCGATATCTTTCGGTGCCCGCAGGCGCGCACCAAATCGAGCTGCGCCGGGTCCGGGGGGAACCGGTGTTGCGCCAGGCGCTCTGGATTCCGGATACGACCTGGCGGGCCGCGTACGCCGTTATGCTATACCGCCGAGGGGGTGAGCCCGCGCTGCGCCGGTTCGATGAGCGGCGGCTTCTGGAGGCGCGCGAAGCGCACCTGTTGGTGCAGGTCGTGCACCTAGCCGATGGAACCCCACCGCTACAGGTGCACTTTGAGACGGGCTACGGATCCCTAAAGACACCCACGCTACGCTTTGAGGAGGCCGCCCCTCCTGTGGACTTCTACGGCTTCGGGGAGGACGACCTTTCGGTTCGGGTGCGCATATACCTTCCCAATGGCTCCCTGTGGGCCCAGAGCGCGCAGACGTTGCGGCGCGGGCAGGCTTACTGGCTTCTACTCGGCCCGGAGCGAACGTACTGGTTTCTTGTGCCCCGGCCCTCCGGATAG
- a CDS encoding response regulator has product MDRWRLLWVDDEIELLRPHVLFLESKGYGVRTASNGQDAVVLVEQEPFDLILLDEQMPGWGGLRTLEEIKRRRPGVPVVMVTKSEEEHLMDAAIGAQIADYLIKPVNPNQLLLVCKRLLERHRLQQERVLFSYRQEFAELSAAIEEADSFAAWAELYQRLVRRDLELEHGDEALRQVLEEQRAEANRAFGRFIERVYPEWVHADSDRRPPMSPDVLRRWVAPLLGRGWPVVWFVIDCLRYDQWLVFEELLQPYFRIQRELYLGILPTATPYARNALFSGLFPADIERRFPDFWRSAEEDEWSQNRREDALLEDQLKRLRIGVRARYEKVLSSAEGKSLLQQASALLQGELAAVVVNFLDILAHSRADSNVLRELLPDERAYRNLTRTWLEHSWLYELLRWLAEQKVHLVITTDHGAVRALRDTKVIGDRDTSTSLRYKYGRNLKCDPKHAIFVKDPFTYRLPRRGVNTNYILAKEDYYFVYPTQYHRYQQQYYDTFQHGGVSLEEMLLPVAVLEPRGP; this is encoded by the coding sequence ATGGACCGTTGGCGTCTGTTATGGGTCGACGATGAGATCGAACTGCTGCGGCCGCACGTTTTGTTCCTGGAATCCAAGGGCTACGGCGTGCGCACCGCCTCCAACGGCCAGGACGCGGTCGTGCTCGTAGAACAGGAGCCCTTTGACCTCATCCTGCTCGATGAGCAGATGCCCGGATGGGGGGGGCTAAGAACGCTGGAGGAGATCAAGCGCCGCCGGCCGGGTGTTCCGGTCGTGATGGTCACGAAGAGCGAAGAAGAGCATCTCATGGACGCCGCCATCGGGGCGCAGATCGCCGATTACCTCATCAAGCCCGTCAACCCCAACCAGCTGCTGCTTGTCTGCAAACGCCTTCTGGAGCGGCATCGGCTGCAGCAGGAGCGGGTGCTCTTCTCGTATCGGCAGGAGTTCGCCGAGTTAAGCGCGGCTATTGAAGAGGCCGACTCCTTTGCCGCCTGGGCGGAGCTATACCAACGTCTGGTGCGCCGCGATCTGGAGCTGGAGCACGGAGACGAGGCTCTTCGACAGGTGCTGGAGGAGCAACGCGCAGAGGCCAACCGAGCCTTCGGGCGCTTTATAGAGCGGGTCTATCCGGAGTGGGTGCATGCGGATTCGGACAGACGCCCTCCCATGTCTCCGGATGTGCTGCGGCGCTGGGTTGCGCCCCTGCTTGGTCGGGGCTGGCCCGTGGTGTGGTTTGTGATCGATTGCCTGCGCTACGATCAGTGGCTCGTTTTCGAGGAGCTTTTGCAACCGTACTTTCGCATTCAGCGGGAGCTCTATCTGGGCATTCTACCCACGGCCACGCCTTATGCGCGAAACGCGCTCTTTTCCGGTCTTTTTCCGGCCGACATCGAACGTCGGTTTCCGGATTTTTGGCGGAGCGCCGAAGAGGACGAATGGAGCCAAAACCGCCGCGAAGACGCGCTCCTGGAGGATCAGCTCAAGCGGCTGCGCATAGGGGTGCGCGCACGCTATGAGAAGGTCCTGAGCTCCGCCGAGGGCAAAAGCCTCCTGCAACAGGCCTCCGCGCTGTTACAGGGGGAACTGGCCGCGGTTGTGGTGAACTTTTTGGACATCCTGGCCCACAGCCGGGCCGATTCGAACGTGCTGCGCGAGCTCCTGCCGGATGAGCGCGCCTATCGGAATCTGACGCGCACGTGGCTGGAGCACTCCTGGCTCTATGAGCTCTTGCGGTGGCTTGCCGAGCAGAAGGTGCATCTGGTGATCACGACCGATCACGGGGCCGTGCGCGCCCTGCGCGACACAAAGGTCATCGGGGACCGGGACACGAGCACAAGCCTCCGCTACAAGTACGGCCGCAACCTCAAATGCGACCCGAAACACGCCATCTTCGTTAAGGATCCTTTCACGTACCGGCTGCCCCGGCGCGGTGTCAACACGAACTACATCTTGGCCAAAGAGGACTACTACTTCGTGTATCCGACGCAGTACCACCGGTATCAGCAGCAGTACTACGACACCTTTCAGCACGGCGGGGTGTCTCTGGAGGAGATGCTCCTGCCGGTGGCCGTTCTGGAGCCACGCGGGCCTTAG